The following proteins are encoded in a genomic region of Micropterus dolomieu isolate WLL.071019.BEF.003 ecotype Adirondacks linkage group LG04, ASM2129224v1, whole genome shotgun sequence:
- the LOC123970491 gene encoding uncharacterized protein LOC123970491, whose translation MQRYRWPGYEVQLLRELQKQQNSAQFCDTLLQTEGISVPTHSCILAALSPYLSQKLSASPSPPSGQKRRVQLQAVKAQTLLKLVGLLYSGELEVKGSVEQNDVLSAARHFGITDLLEGQKDGGMKERDLQIKCFGSSRERNESRIMQDAQVQAEMTGRRATDAPIEKRTCVSTGTQTVKAGEKTVGFTHCDQTKPPTSEPATSVAQSLDCFISLPPQNITPEKHLCSTSFPPIPSMPSGAPSDGESTLDRSSDSITNPSSTSPLSSSGKIFPLPVNDDLDPPTPQEDGTYQQSLEFGNHVRVLAEEGTGLEDAKTADYRENREQPSCRASRDDVLEEERGNSTEKRRVHANIGMKSLAKMKRMQHMMETTQISIKVKLRRRTKGEVWEVVSVKDTDETLSVLTSRKQDGSNHKRPQTDLTNGEPPPSSIQPGPVHKQILQPATTSSPEPAPHPNTTSDSQPLSSDCFTPNQNDGLESVPLPQPPAPVEESDEQIEKLLEDIMMGLNILPNLDRDCKKSAHLQPSHAGAPTVCQVPVAENYRAQSRMHAAVSAAGCVYYQDFGTQIHHSLSATARNQPSCSSLSSLRPQRSPQYHTTVPPMGQRDGTSHLGVPLSESQTCPYPEAPTTRSDIPAACYSSGQKLYYPACQELSSQDPPNSLEFLPLTNGNEEQSPHSFSLPCIGDLRLPRCLSPLEPSASAAKHQPVLSNSVNHNSKIQPSLHGRPWLTEIPGSLQFPLSAITNRENKHTSVPQDTNRSCWSKQGQKCQKLNPQNTRADEGRTISACNQNVAELKPNPRKVKGSSKCEHGSAAAPKKKKRTCTSRPQDAASSLSACKDMKVGDGQINLSVCSVSLSSNNVLAKEREMATGSSAMPSKLVGKPNEPPTIRERRRRKTRGPGDLGSDQPRIRTRGFLKKSQGTPSNTGPQGSSVLKPMACTAEIVYKQEVTHCRRKRGRPRKIQLAKSPSDSSPAIIEKMSNSVESEQQIDNNLLKEEEAEKTKRRSRKRKRNRSEVEVIPRKTTIVESTCEAKADNNGEIISAERKLKRPRLVTLKEFQKLIKCQNSKTRKGKESQDKETEETARDLEELPKETEINLTRPRNRDGIEDSHAIFNVTVDKNHNQIFTKSPAEYGKSQRDDTNGSTSKENSLCGGQYHPVFSFDVLGEEGAKVAGDRDHPLKNPEEAPEACDAGVSDTVTYTGDSSRLCCDTELPQEDQRPSDPNLDPQTPEITGLPLSDAVGFRKSTGCDQEEEEEEEVEVDVLLYSPDKVPQSSECEICLDNMEVTPEEEEEEDVHEIDVTGDEAE comes from the exons ATGCAGAGGTACCGGTGGCCAGGTTATGAGGTGCAGCTTCTTAGAGAGCtgcagaaacaacaaaacagcgCCCAGTTCTGTGATACCCTGCTGCAAACTGAGG GTATCTCAGTCCCAACCCACAGTTGCATTCTCGCGGCTCTCAGTCCCTACCTGTCTCAGAAGCTGTCAGCCTCTCCATCTCCACCATCGGGCCAGAAGCGCCGCGTCCAGCTCCAGGCTGTGAAGGCCCAGACCCTGCTGAAGCTCGTCGGTCTTCTTTACTCTGGGGAGCTGGAGGTAAAAGGAAGCGTAGAGCAGAATGACGTGCTGTCTGCAGCTCGCCACTTTGGGATCACAGACCTTCTTGAGGGACAGAAAGATGGGGGGATGAAGGAGCGAGACCTCCAGATAAAATGTTTTGGGAGTAGCAGAGAGAGGAATGAAAGCAGGATAATGCAGGACGCGCAAGTTCAGGCCGAGATGACTGGAAGGAGAGCTACAGATGCTCCGATTGAAAAGAGAACGTGTGTGTCCACAGGCACACAGACTGTTAAAGCAGGTGAAAAGACAGTGGGCTTTACTCACTGTGACCAAACTAAACCTCCAACCTCAGAGCCTGCGACCTCTGTGGCTCAAAGTTTGGATTGTTTTATCTCACTgcccccccaaaatatcacaccCGAGAAACATTTGTGCTCCACTTCTTTCCCACCTATTCCCAGCATGCCCAGTGGAGCACCAAGCGATGGAGAGTCTACATTAGACCGATCCTCTGACAGTATAACAAATCCCAGCTCAACTTCACCTTTGTCCAGCAGCGGGAAGATCTTCCCCCTTCCCGTTAATGATGACTTAGACCCCCCGACACCTCAGGAAGACGGCACCTACCAGCAGTCATTGGAGTTTGGGAACCACGTGCGGGTGTTGGCTGAGGAAGGGACAGGGCTGGAGGATGCAAAAACGGCTGACTATAGAGAAAATAGAGAGCAGCCAAGCTGCCGTGCCAGCAGAGATGACGTTctagaggaggaaagaggaaacTCTACAGAGAAAAGGCGCGTGCATGCAAATATAGGGATGAAGAGCCTGGCGAAGATGAAACGGATGCAGCACATGATGGAGACCACACAGATTTCTATCAAA GTGAAGCTAAGGAGGAGGACTAAAGGAGAAGTGTGGGAGGTTGTGAGCGTGAAAGACACAGATGAGACGTTGTCAGTTCTTACCTCGCGGAAGCAG GATGGCTCCAACCACAAAAGGCCACAGACAGACCTTACAAATGGTGAGCCGCCTCCTTCCTCCATCCAGCCAGGCCCAGTTCATAAGCAGATTCTTCAACCTGCTACCACCAGCTCCCCAGAACCAGCCCCTCACCCCAACACCACCTCTGACTCCCAGCCTCTCTCCAGTGACTGCTTCACCCCAAACCAAAACGATGGCCTCGAGTCAGTCCCACTCCCTCAGCCCCCAGCCCCTGTAGAGGAGTCTGACGAGCAGATAGAGAAGCTGTTGGAGGATATCATGATGGGCCTCAACATCCTGCCAAACTTGGACCGGGACTGCAAGAAATCTGCTCACCTTCAGCCGAGCCACGCCGGAGCACCAACTGTTTGCCAGGTCCCAGTTGCGGAGAATTACCGGGCGCAGAGTCGGATGCATGCTGCCGTCAGTGCAGCAGGGTGTGTGTATTACCAGGATTTTGGGACACAAATTCATCACTCATTATCAGCTACAG cTCGGAACCAGCCCAGCTGCTCAAGCCTTTCATCTCTACGGCCTCAGCGCTCTCCGCAGTATCACACAACTGTGCCCCCCATGGGGCAAAGAGATGGAACGAGCCACCTGGGCGTGCCTCTGTCTGAAAGTCAAACTTGTCCATACCCTGAGGCTCCCACTACAAGATCAGACATACCTGCAGCTTGCTACTCCAGTGGGCAGAAACTATATTACCCAGCATGCCAGGAACTGTCTTCACAAGACCCTCCGAACAGCCTAGAGTTTTTACCCCTGACGAATGGAAATGAGGAACAGTCCCCGCATTCTTTTTCTTTACCTTGCATAGGTGATCTGCGGCTTCCTCGATGTCTCTCTCCATTAGAGCCATCAGCCTCAGCAGCCAAACATCAGCCTGTCCTCAGCAACTCAGTGAACCATAACAGTAAAATCCAGCCATCTCTACATGGGCGACCTTGGCTCACAGAAATCCCCGGATCACTACAATTTCCTCTCAGTGCCATCActaacagagaaaataaacataCGTCTGTACCACAGGATACAAACCGCAGCTGTTGGTCGAAGCAAGGTCAGAAATGTCAGAAGTTGAACCCACAAAATACCCGGGCAGATGAGGGAAGAACCATATCTGCTTGTAATCAAAATGTGGCAGAACTGAAACCTAACCCCAGGAAGGTGAAGGGAAGTTCAAAATGTGAACATGGTAGTGCCGCAGCgcctaaaaagaaaaagagaacatgTACAAGTCGTCCACAAGATGCTGCCAGTTCTCTTTCGGCATGCAAAGATATGAAGGTCGGTGATGGTCAAATCAACCTGAGCGTTTGTTCAGTCAGTTTGTCGAGCAACAATGTGCTGGCCAAGGAAAGGGAAATGGCCACTGGTTCTTCAGCCATGCCAAGCAAACTTGTAGGGAAACCCAATGAACCGCCAACCATCAGAGAACGTCGGAGAAGGAAGACCAGAGGGCCTGGCGATCTCGGTTCTGACCAGCCTCGGATCAGGACCAGAGGCTTTTTGAAAAAAAGTCAAGGGACACCGAGTAACACGGGCCCACAAGGTTCTTCAGTTTTAAAGCCCATGGCCTGTACAGCTGAGATTGTGTATAAGCAGGAGGTCACACACTGCAGGCGGAAGCGTGGAAGGCCGCGGAAAATTCAGCTTGCAAAAAGCCCTTCAGACAGCTCTCCTGCTATCATTGAAAAGATGAGCAACAGTGTGGAAAGTGAGCAGCAAATTGACAACAATTTGCtaaaagaggaggaggcagaaaaaacaaagaggagGTCTAGAAAACGGAAGAGGAATAGAAGTGAAGTGGAGGTCATTCCACGGAAGACCACAATTGTTGAAAGCACTTGCGAGGCCAAGGCAGACAATAATGGTGAGATAATCTCAGCAGAGAGGAAACTCAAACGGCCACGGCTGGTCACCCTGAAGGAGTTTCAGAAGCTTATCAAATGCCAGAACTCAAAAACAAGGAAGGGAAAAGAAAGCCAGGACAAGGAAACAGAAGAAACTGCAAGAGATTTAGAGGAATTACCTAAGGAGACAGAAATAAACCTTACTCGGCCTCGGAACAGGGACGGGATTGAAGACTCTCACGCCATATTTAATGTGACGGTTGACAAAAATCACAATCAGATTTTCACCAAATCACCAGCTGAGTACGGCAAATCACAGCGAGATGACACAAACGGCTCTACGAGTAAGGAGAACAGTTTGTGTGGTGGTCAGTACCATCCGGTGTTTTCCTTTGATGTGTTGGGAGAAGAGGGGGCCAAGGTAGCAGGTGACAGGGACCATCCATTGAAGAACCCTGAAGAAG CACCAGAGGCCTGTGATGCAGGAGTGTCGGATACAGTGACATACACCGGCGATAGCAGTCGGCTGTGTTGTGACACCGAGCTCCCTCAAGAAGACCAAAGGCCTTCAGACCCCAACTTGGACCCCCAGACTCCTGAAATAACTGGTCTCCCTCTGTCAGACGCTGTTGGGTTCAGGAAGAGCACAGGTTGCgatcaagaagaagaagaagaagaagaagtggagGTGGACGTTCTCCTTTACTCCCCAGACAAAGTGCCTCAGTCCAGCGAGTGTGAGATTTGCCTGGACAACATGGAAGTAACtccagaggaagaagaggaggaggatgtgcACGAGATTGATGTGACGGGAGATGAAGCAGAGTAA
- the ctnnd1 gene encoding catenin delta-1 isoform X4, whose product MEPGQVVQETYTVEEDPQELPPVVSVETTEDGTTRRTETTVKKVVKTTTTRTVIPSVSDTLSLDGGGSVTGMGGYTTPMDRVYRQVPGGGMPMDYPTHTVPRNYHYGPPGGYDDYRTGPPSDTYTSLSRGARMDDRYRPVHPDGYRTLDPSYRAHSRNQLDPYAAQPQVGRMGSALELSSIPRFVPEPYGLEDDQRSIGYDEPDYGMGHPMHYSTVPRNHHAFAHGPPRRAGSYEGTLDGDMSGPGDMYYWERGAPLAQGERGSMASLDSTLRKGPGPSGWRQPELPEVIAMLNYRLDPVRSNAAAYLQHLTYKNDKVKSDVRRLKGIPALVSMLDNPNKEVHYAACGALKNISYGKDPDNKIAIKNCDGVPALVRLLRKTHDQDLTDTITGTLWNLSSHDSVKMEIVDHALHALCDEVMVPHSGWERGSNGAGGREENCKPRHLEWETALTNTAGCLRNVSSERSEARRKLRECTGLVDSLMYIVQSQIDCKDVDNKLLENSMCLLRNLSYQVHREIPGYERYQETVPLSQGTGPSGQKGGCFSSRKSKDEWFSKGRKDDDGAADTIDIPKRTTPAKGYELLFQPEVVRIYNSLLKESKNPTVLEASAGAVQNLCAGRWTYGRYIRALLRLEKGLPMITELLAHGNDRVVRAMSGALRNLAIDARNRDLLGKHAVPHLVANLPGGGQSQPVRALSEETVVSVLSTLQEVLGSSLEAAKTLRASQGVERLVLINKDGNRSDREVRGAGLVLQTMWGCKELRRTLEKDGWKKSDFMVNLNPPSNTTRANGGYEDSTLPLIDRGGGKGDREMIPMNDLGPDAYSTLDQRARRNTLDNTLEPADKDAVQGGMYGERQASLPLMDSYDG is encoded by the exons GTTAAGAAAGTAGTGAAGACAACCACCACTCGCACAGTCATCCCCTCCGTGTCAGACACCCTTTCTCTGGACGGTGGGGGTTCAGTGACAGGTATGGGGGGTTACACTACACCCATGGACCGGGTCTACAGGCAGGTTCCCGGAGGTGGCATGCCAATGGACTACCCCACTCACACTGTGCCCCGCAACTACCACTATGGACCGCCAGGGGGCTATGACGACTACCGCACTGGGCCCCCATCTGATACCTACACAAGCCTCAGCAGGGGAGCTCGCATGGATGATCGCTACAG ACCGGTCCATCCAGATGGTTACAGAACTCTGGATCCAAGCTACCGAGCCCACAGCAGGAACCAGCTAGACCCCTATGCTGCTCAGCCACAG GTTGGGCGTATGGGAAGTGCATTGGAGCTGTCCTCCATCCCAAGGTTTGTCCCAGAGCCGTACGGTTTGGAGGATGATCAGCGCAGCATAGGTTATGATGAGCCTGACTATGGCATGGGACACCCAATGCACTACAGCACCGTGCCCCGCAACCACCATGCATTTGCCCATGGGCCACCACGCAGGGCTGG GAGTTACGAGGGCACCTTGGACGGTGACATGAGCGGTCCAGGGGACATGTACTATTGGGAAAGAGGAGCACCGCTGGCCCAGGGTGAAAGAGGTAGCATGGCTTCTTTGGACAGCACTCTAAGGAAAGGTCCAGGCCCCAGTGGTTGGCGTCAACCTGAGCTGCCAGAGGTCATCGCCATGCTGAACTACAGGCTAGACCCCGTCAGGAGCAACGCAGCTGCGTACCTGCAGCATCTCACCTATAAGAATGATAAA gtgaAGTCTGATGTGCGTCGTCTGAAAGGCATCCCAGCGTTGGTCTCTATGCTTGACAACCCAAACAAAGAG GTTCACTATGCAGCCTGTGGAGCACTAAAGAACATCTCGTATGGCAAAGATCCAGACAACAAGATCGCCATCAAGAACTGTGACGGAGTGCCGGCTCTGGTCAGGCTGCTGAGGAAGACCCACGACCAGGACCTCACTGACACCATCACAG GGACGCTGTGGAACCTGTCGTCTCACGACTCAGTGAAAATGGAGATCGTGGACCATGCACTGCACGCCCTCTGTGATGAAGTGATGGTGCCCCATTCAGGCTGGGAGCGAGGGAGCAATGGAgcaggaggaagggaggaaaacTGCAAGCCCAGACATCTTGAGTGGGAGACGGCCCTCACCAACACAGCAGGCTGCCTGAG AAATGTGAGTTCAGAGCGAAGTGAGGCGAGGAGGAAGCTGAGGGAGTGCACAGGATTGGTGGATTCACTCATGTACATCGTCCAATCCCAGATTGATTGTAAAGACGTCGACAATAAG CTGTTAGAGAACAGCATGTGTCTGCTGAGGAACTTGTCCTATCAGGTGCATCGTGAAATCCCCGGCTATGAGCGCTACCAGGAGACCGTGCCCCTCAGCCAGGGCACCGGCCCCTCCGGCCAGAAGGGCGGCTGCTTTAGCTCCCGCAAGAGCAAAG ATGAGTGGTTTTCCAAAG GTAGGAAAGATGATGATGGAGCTGCAGACACAATAGACATTCCAAAGAGGACCACACCTGCTAAAG GCTATGAGCTGCTGTTCCAGCCGGAGGTGGTCCGTATCTACAACTCTCTGCTAAAGGAGTCCAAGAACCCCACCGTGCTGGAAGCCTCAGCCGGAGCTGTTCAGAACCTGTGTGCCGGACGCTGGACT TATGGGCGATACATCCGTGCCTTGCTGCGCCTCGAGAAGGGTCTACCCATGATAACGGAGCTGCTGGCCCACGGCAACGACCGCGTGGTCCGCGCCATGTCTGGAGCCCTCCGCAACCTAGCCATCGACGCTCGCAACAGAGATCTTCTAG GTAAACATGCAGTGCCTCACCTGGTGGCCAACCTGCCTGGCGGCGGTCAGAGTCAACCGGTGCGAGCACTTTCTGAAGAGACGGTGGTGTCTGTATTGAGCACGCTCCAGGAGGTGCTGGGCTCCAGCCTGGAAGCAGCCAAGACCCTCAGGGCCTCACAGGGGGTCGAGAGACTGGTGCTCATTAACAAGGACGG GAATCGCTCTGACCGGGAGGTGCGTGGGGCCGGCCTGGTGCTGCAGACAATGTGGGGGTGCAAGGAGCTGCGGCGCACTTTAGAGAAGGACGGCTGGAAGAAGTCCGACTTCATGGTCAACCTAAACCCTCCCAGCAACACCACCAGGGCCAACGGAGGATATGAGGACAGCACTCTGCCTCTCATAGACAGAG GGGGCGGCAAAGGGGACCGGGAAATGATTCCAATGAATGACTTGGGACCAG ATGCTTACTCCACACTGGACCAGAGAGCAAGAAGGAACACTCTGGATAACACGCTCGAACCTGCTGACAAAGATGCCGTACAG gGAGGGATGTATGGGGAGAGGCAGGCCTCTTTGCCTCTCATGGATTCTTACGATGGTTAG